A stretch of Aerococcaceae bacterium zg-252 DNA encodes these proteins:
- a CDS encoding flavocytochrome c → MKKKLSYIFVALVLALSVFTAFPRLQASSEEKEDATSGASVKEYTDPATLAEEYDVVVIGAGGAGMAAAISAHDAGANVAILEKMPVAGGNTSKSSAGMNASQTKFQEAEGIEDSNDKFFEETLAGGKDTNDQELLRYFVDHSAEAIEWLDSMGITLSNLTTTGGMSVKRTHRPADGSAVGGYLVDGLYANVTEREIPLFVNADVVEILQEDGKATGVKVEIGGETKEIKAKAVILTTGGFGANLDMVTELKPELKGYVTTNQAGSTGDGIEMAKALGAAVVDLEQIQIHPSVEQSTSYLITEAVRGEGAILVNQQGSRFYNELETRDNVSAAINGLEEQYAYVVFDEALKGRVKAIAKYEENGLVTTGETIEDLAAQIGADAETLKASLDTWNEAVKAGEDTEFGRTTGMDSDLSQAPYYAIKVAPGIHHTMGGLKINTNAQVLNEAGEPIVGLYAAGEVTGGIHGQNRIGGNAVADIIIFGRQAGAQSAAFVAE, encoded by the coding sequence ATGAAAAAGAAATTGTCATATATTTTTGTTGCCTTAGTATTGGCACTTAGTGTTTTCACAGCATTTCCACGCTTACAAGCGTCATCAGAAGAGAAAGAAGATGCAACATCAGGTGCTTCTGTAAAAGAGTACACCGATCCTGCTACATTAGCAGAGGAGTATGATGTTGTGGTTATCGGTGCCGGTGGTGCTGGTATGGCAGCAGCGATTTCAGCTCACGATGCTGGAGCAAATGTTGCGATTTTAGAAAAAATGCCAGTTGCTGGTGGTAACACAAGTAAATCATCTGCTGGTATGAATGCATCTCAAACAAAATTCCAAGAAGCAGAGGGAATCGAAGATTCAAATGATAAATTCTTCGAAGAAACTTTAGCTGGTGGTAAAGATACAAATGACCAAGAATTATTACGTTATTTTGTTGACCACTCAGCAGAAGCAATCGAGTGGTTAGATTCAATGGGAATCACTTTAAGTAACTTAACAACAACAGGTGGTATGAGTGTTAAACGTACACACCGTCCAGCTGACGGTTCTGCCGTAGGTGGTTACTTAGTAGACGGTTTATATGCAAATGTTACTGAACGTGAAATTCCATTATTCGTCAATGCTGATGTAGTAGAGATTTTACAAGAAGACGGTAAAGCGACTGGTGTCAAAGTTGAAATCGGTGGCGAAACAAAAGAAATTAAAGCGAAAGCTGTTATTTTAACAACAGGTGGTTTCGGTGCTAACTTAGACATGGTAACTGAATTAAAACCGGAATTAAAAGGTTATGTTACAACAAACCAAGCTGGTTCTACTGGTGACGGTATTGAAATGGCTAAAGCATTAGGTGCAGCTGTAGTTGACTTAGAGCAAATCCAAATTCACCCGTCAGTTGAACAAAGCACTTCTTACTTAATTACAGAAGCTGTTCGTGGTGAGGGAGCAATCTTAGTAAATCAACAAGGTTCTCGTTTCTATAACGAATTAGAAACACGTGACAATGTATCAGCAGCAATTAATGGTTTAGAAGAACAATATGCTTACGTTGTATTCGATGAAGCATTAAAAGGTCGTGTAAAAGCAATCGCTAAATACGAAGAAAATGGTTTAGTAACGACTGGTGAAACAATCGAAGACTTAGCAGCTCAAATCGGTGCTGATGCAGAAACATTAAAAGCATCATTAGACACTTGGAATGAAGCTGTTAAAGCTGGTGAAGATACTGAATTTGGTCGTACAACAGGTATGGATTCAGACTTATCACAAGCTCCTTACTATGCGATTAAAGTAGCTCCTGGTATTCACCATACAATGGGTGGTTTGAAAATTAATACAAACGCACAAGTATTGAATGAAGCTGGTGAACCAATCGTTGGTTTATACGCAGCTGGTGAAGTAACAGGCGGTATCCACGGTCAAAACCGTATCGGTGGTAATGCTGTTGCTGATATTATCATCTTCGGTCGTCAAGCTGGTGCACAATCAGCAGCCTTTGTAGCTGAATAA
- a CDS encoding flavocytochrome c, protein MKKKLSYIFVALVLALSVFTVFPRLQASSEEKEDATSGASAREYTDPSELKEEYDVVIIGAGGAGMAAAISAHDAGANVAILEKMPVAGGNTSKSSGGMNASETKFQKEQGIEDTNDLFYEETLKGGKGTNDPELLRYMVDHSAEAIDWLDSIGITLNNVTFSGGFSVARIHRPADGSAVGGYLVNGLYNNLMERNIPIFVNANVTEIIEKDGAAAGVKVMVNGEEKTVAAKSVIVASGGFGANMDLVTQYKPELDGYVTTNHEGATGDGIAMAQKLGADTVDMEQIQIHPTVYQENAFLVSEAIRGEGAILVNQQGSRFYNEMETRDNVSAAINGLEEQYAYIVFDQQLREHSKSIDTYESKGMVVKADSIEELAKALEVPAENLAATIESWNKFVEDQNDTDFGRTTAMERNISQAPYYAIKVSPGIHHTMGGLKINTNTEVLNKDGNAIPGLFAAGEVTGGIHGQNRMGGNAVADIIVFGRQAGEQSAAFAAQ, encoded by the coding sequence ATGAAAAAGAAATTATCATATATTTTTGTTGCCTTAGTATTGGCACTTAGCGTTTTCACAGTATTTCCACGCTTACAAGCGTCATCAGAAGAGAAAGAAGATGCAACATCAGGTGCGTCTGCAAGAGAGTATACTGATCCGTCTGAATTGAAAGAAGAGTATGATGTTGTTATCATTGGTGCTGGTGGTGCTGGTATGGCAGCGGCAATTTCAGCTCACGATGCTGGAGCAAATGTTGCAATTTTAGAAAAAATGCCAGTTGCTGGTGGTAACACAAGCAAGTCTTCAGGTGGTATGAATGCATCTGAAACTAAATTCCAAAAAGAACAAGGTATTGAAGATACAAATGATTTATTCTATGAAGAAACATTAAAAGGTGGAAAAGGGACTAATGACCCAGAATTACTTCGTTATATGGTTGACCATTCTGCCGAAGCGATTGACTGGCTTGATAGTATCGGTATCACGCTTAATAATGTTACTTTCTCAGGTGGATTTAGTGTGGCACGTATTCACCGTCCAGCTGACGGTTCAGCTGTTGGTGGCTACCTTGTAAATGGACTATATAACAACTTAATGGAGCGTAATATTCCAATCTTTGTTAATGCTAATGTAACAGAAATCATCGAAAAAGACGGTGCTGCTGCTGGTGTTAAAGTAATGGTAAATGGCGAAGAAAAAACAGTTGCTGCTAAATCAGTTATTGTAGCATCAGGTGGTTTTGGTGCGAACATGGATCTTGTTACTCAATACAAACCAGAATTAGACGGTTATGTAACAACTAACCATGAGGGTGCAACAGGTGACGGTATCGCAATGGCACAAAAATTAGGTGCAGATACAGTTGATATGGAACAAATTCAAATTCACCCAACTGTTTATCAAGAAAATGCATTCCTTGTATCAGAAGCAATTCGTGGTGAGGGAGCTATCTTAGTAAATCAACAAGGTTCTCGTTTCTACAATGAAATGGAAACACGTGATAATGTATCAGCAGCGATTAATGGTTTAGAAGAGCAATATGCTTATATTGTATTTGACCAACAATTGCGTGAACATTCAAAATCAATTGATACTTACGAAAGTAAAGGTATGGTTGTAAAAGCTGATAGTATCGAAGAATTAGCAAAAGCACTTGAAGTGCCAGCAGAAAATTTGGCAGCTACAATCGAGAGCTGGAATAAATTTGTAGAAGACCAAAATGATACAGACTTTGGTCGTACAACAGCTATGGAACGTAATATTTCTCAAGCTCCATACTATGCAATTAAAGTTTCTCCTGGTATTCATCATACAATGGGTGGTTTGAAAATTAATACCAATACAGAAGTATTAAATAAAGACGGCAATGCGATTCCTGGTCTTTTCGCAGCAGGTGAAGTAACAGGTGGTATCCATGGTCAAAACCGTATGGGTGGTAACGCAGTAGCGGATATTATTGTATTTGGTCGCCAAGCTGGTGAACAATCAGCAGCTTTCGCAGCTCAATAA
- the adhP gene encoding alcohol dehydrogenase AdhP: MRAAVVTKESNGRVEIVEKETPKVGYGEALVDVEYCGVCHTDLHVAHGDFGQVPGRVVGHEGIGIVSEIGPGVTSLKVGDRVSIAWFFEGCGSCEYCTTGRETLCRKVKNAGYSVDGGMAEQCLVTADYAVKVPEGLDPAQASSITCAGVTTYKAIKVADAKPGQWIAIYGCGGLGNLAIQYAKHVFNAHVIAIDINQDKLDLALEVGADIALNAKEIGDTAAYIQEKVGGAHSAVVTAVSKVAFNDAINCVRAAGKVVAVGLPSETMDLPIVKAVLDGIEVIGSLVGTRKDLEEAFQFGAEGKVVPVVQTRSLDEVNDVFEEMENGTIQGRMVIDMKKGHSDCSCGCH; encoded by the coding sequence ATGAGAGCAGCAGTTGTAACAAAAGAAAGTAATGGTCGTGTTGAGATTGTTGAAAAAGAAACACCTAAAGTAGGTTATGGTGAGGCTTTAGTTGATGTCGAATACTGTGGTGTATGTCATACTGATTTGCACGTAGCACATGGTGACTTTGGACAAGTGCCTGGTCGTGTTGTCGGACACGAAGGAATTGGGATTGTATCTGAAATTGGGCCTGGTGTTACTAGCTTAAAAGTTGGTGACCGCGTGAGTATTGCTTGGTTCTTTGAAGGATGCGGTAGCTGTGAATACTGTACAACAGGTCGTGAAACGCTATGCCGTAAAGTGAAAAATGCTGGTTACAGTGTTGACGGTGGTATGGCAGAACAATGTTTAGTTACTGCTGACTACGCAGTAAAAGTGCCAGAGGGCTTAGACCCAGCTCAAGCAAGTTCGATTACATGTGCTGGTGTTACTACTTATAAAGCGATTAAAGTGGCTGATGCAAAACCAGGTCAATGGATTGCGATTTACGGTTGTGGAGGCCTAGGAAACTTAGCAATTCAATATGCGAAACACGTATTCAATGCACATGTTATTGCGATTGATATTAATCAAGATAAATTAGACTTAGCTTTAGAAGTAGGGGCTGACATTGCATTAAACGCTAAAGAAATTGGCGATACTGCTGCTTATATCCAAGAAAAAGTGGGTGGTGCTCACTCAGCAGTTGTGACGGCCGTTTCAAAAGTGGCATTCAATGATGCGATTAACTGCGTGCGTGCTGCTGGTAAAGTGGTTGCTGTTGGTTTACCGTCAGAAACAATGGACTTGCCAATTGTTAAAGCCGTATTAGACGGTATTGAAGTAATTGGTTCACTCGTTGGTACTCGAAAAGATTTAGAAGAAGCGTTCCAATTCGGTGCAGAGGGCAAAGTCGTACCAGTGGTTCAAACTCGTTCATTAGATGAAGTCAATGATGTATTTGAAGAAATGGAAAATGGAACGATTCAAGGCCGTATGGTTATTGATATGAAAAAAGGACACAGTGATTGTTCTTGTGGCTGCCATTAA
- the pip gene encoding prolyl aminopeptidase, translated as MMYKDTPVNQTYHIAVDDTHTLYVEECGNPNGQPVVFLHGGPGGAISELSRRFFDPQYYRIILFDQRGTGQSTPFLSLENNTVLHSVGDMEIIREQLGVEQWYVFGGSYGSTLALAYAIHHPKRVQHLILRGIFLGRQSDVDWLFQEGAGYYYPEEFEQFKQFIPKSEQDDLVQAYYRRMTSDDEAIREAAYLKWSQWESAIVCLVPDETLIPITISNGDRSIGLLEAHYFANKMFWDEDNYLLNRAEQLREIPMDIVHGRYDIDCRPIGAYELKKACPQANLQLISLGGHTPYDDAMFDALWQVMERLK; from the coding sequence ATAATGTATAAAGATACACCTGTTAATCAAACTTATCACATTGCTGTTGATGATACGCATACTTTATATGTGGAAGAATGTGGCAATCCGAATGGTCAGCCTGTTGTCTTCTTACACGGTGGGCCTGGTGGGGCTATTAGTGAATTATCTCGACGCTTTTTCGACCCACAGTATTATCGAATTATTCTCTTTGACCAACGTGGTACTGGGCAAAGCACGCCATTTTTAAGTTTGGAAAACAATACGGTACTACACAGTGTTGGCGATATGGAAATCATTCGTGAGCAATTGGGGGTTGAACAGTGGTATGTGTTCGGTGGTAGCTATGGTTCGACTTTGGCATTAGCTTATGCGATTCATCACCCTAAACGTGTGCAACATCTCATTTTGCGTGGTATTTTCTTAGGGCGACAAAGTGATGTGGACTGGCTATTCCAAGAGGGAGCAGGCTACTATTATCCAGAGGAGTTCGAACAATTTAAGCAATTTATTCCGAAGTCAGAGCAAGATGATTTAGTACAGGCATATTATCGCCGTATGACGAGTGATGACGAGGCAATTCGTGAGGCAGCCTATTTGAAATGGAGCCAGTGGGAATCAGCAATTGTTTGCCTAGTACCAGATGAAACACTAATTCCGATAACAATCAGTAATGGAGACCGGTCAATTGGATTATTGGAGGCTCATTATTTTGCGAATAAAATGTTTTGGGACGAAGATAATTATTTATTAAATCGTGCTGAACAATTGCGAGAAATTCCAATGGATATTGTTCATGGTCGCTATGACATTGACTGCCGTCCGATTGGAGCGTATGAACTTAAAAAGGCTTGTCCACAGGCGAATTTGCAGCTAATTTCATTGGGTGGACACACTCCGTATGATGATGCAATGTTTGATGCATTGTGGCAAGTTATGGAACGTTTGAAGTAA
- a CDS encoding serine hydrolase, translated as MKKLISLGSALVLVASTVINVNAQETSQQGQYILEETIQWPEISNTGDSSHTNQTLDELIDIIQSSNEQTSIYLQVGSDILTTEQQSTQVLPADSLINLFILAAYYHQVETGAINPNDKIQVTPDDIVEGSGALKNLPLEQDYDYTTLLQLMLQSHDLAATNVMIKALGGIEKVDEAIKNLGFIQTHLAAPMGEEIINNQTSASDVANLLLALYQDVLFEKPYNQEALKLLSQHGPVGIAVTLSASDTLYGALSEQLDGVSLHDALLWEKSKGFPVVFVVLTSNETSRGFTFGDLSEHFMPLVKEAQ; from the coding sequence ATGAAAAAATTAATCAGTTTAGGCAGTGCGTTAGTATTGGTAGCATCGACGGTGATAAATGTAAATGCACAAGAAACCAGTCAACAAGGTCAATACATTCTCGAAGAAACAATTCAATGGCCAGAGATTTCGAATACTGGTGATTCTAGTCATACCAATCAGACATTGGACGAATTAATTGACATTATTCAATCGTCCAATGAACAAACGTCCATCTATTTACAAGTTGGCTCAGATATTTTAACGACCGAACAACAAAGCACACAGGTTTTACCAGCAGATAGTCTGATTAACTTATTTATTTTAGCAGCCTATTATCATCAAGTAGAAACTGGTGCGATTAACCCCAATGATAAAATTCAAGTAACTCCAGACGATATTGTAGAGGGTTCGGGTGCTTTAAAAAATTTACCATTGGAGCAGGACTATGATTACACAACCTTACTGCAATTGATGTTACAATCTCATGATTTAGCAGCGACTAATGTGATGATTAAAGCACTTGGTGGCATTGAAAAGGTTGATGAAGCAATTAAAAATCTTGGTTTTATTCAAACGCATTTGGCAGCACCAATGGGCGAAGAAATTATTAACAATCAAACATCAGCATCAGATGTGGCAAATCTCTTACTAGCCTTGTATCAAGATGTTTTATTTGAAAAGCCATATAATCAAGAGGCTTTGAAATTATTATCGCAACATGGCCCAGTTGGTATCGCAGTGACATTAAGTGCGTCTGATACATTATATGGGGCACTCAGCGAGCAGCTAGACGGTGTCAGTCTGCATGATGCGTTACTTTGGGAAAAATCAAAAGGATTTCCAGTTGTTTTTGTCGTTTTGACAAGTAATGAAACGAGTCGTGGTTTTACATTCGGCGATTTAAGTGAACATTTTATGCCATTAGTAAAGGAGGCACAATAA
- a CDS encoding dihydrofolate reductase, with protein MITFIYAQDEQGGIGYQNQLPWHLPNDLKFFKAQTMGKTIVMGRKTFESMGCRLLPGRNTVVVTRDTSYKQEIVGLTVLSTVDEVLRMSEQEPLMVIGGAQLFNTLLPYADCVIRTQIKAVFDSDVFMPELDATKWHCEKIEQGIMDEKNQIPHQFEWWKKCE; from the coding sequence ATGATTACATTTATCTATGCGCAAGATGAGCAAGGGGGCATTGGTTATCAAAATCAATTGCCATGGCATTTACCGAATGATTTGAAATTTTTTAAGGCTCAGACAATGGGGAAAACCATTGTTATGGGACGCAAAACATTTGAATCAATGGGCTGCCGACTGCTACCGGGTCGCAATACCGTAGTTGTGACACGAGATACGTCTTATAAGCAAGAGATTGTAGGTTTGACAGTATTGTCAACTGTCGATGAAGTGCTACGAATGAGCGAACAAGAGCCACTCATGGTTATCGGTGGAGCACAATTATTCAATACACTATTGCCGTATGCTGATTGTGTGATTCGCACGCAAATTAAGGCGGTATTTGACAGTGATGTGTTTATGCCGGAATTGGATGCTACAAAATGGCATTGTGAAAAAATTGAACAAGGAATAATGGACGAAAAAAATCAAATTCCACATCAATTCGAATGGTGGAAAAAGTGTGAGTGA
- a CDS encoding YdeI/OmpD-associated family protein, with translation MESLQRKLSLNRYQHIVLVNENEHSPELSDLNLDREFSWQMQYDCVLLHVFSLTEMKEQLYRLHEHQTLREGGVCYLMYPKLNNGIYPGIHRDHLFPALEVDDALGFLPGTHYKFNRMVSLNAVWTIIGIKHASAKELERLSRQSDTKPSGRVADYVQYESDLLQRLTSEEQMRFKQLTPGRQRQWLRHLYSAKTQPTKDKRLNELQNSLSAESRDEK, from the coding sequence ATGGAATCACTGCAACGGAAATTATCATTGAATCGTTATCAGCATATCGTTTTAGTCAATGAAAATGAACATAGTCCAGAGTTGAGTGACTTAAATTTAGACCGAGAGTTTAGTTGGCAAATGCAATATGATTGCGTGTTGTTGCACGTATTTTCATTGACGGAGATGAAAGAGCAACTCTATCGTTTACATGAACATCAGACATTGCGAGAGGGTGGTGTCTGTTATCTAATGTATCCTAAACTCAACAATGGTATTTATCCAGGTATTCATCGTGACCATTTGTTTCCAGCTTTAGAAGTAGATGATGCGTTAGGATTTTTACCGGGAACGCATTATAAGTTTAATCGCATGGTGAGCTTGAACGCTGTGTGGACAATTATTGGGATTAAACATGCATCTGCCAAGGAGTTGGAACGTTTATCACGTCAATCGGATACTAAGCCGAGCGGACGTGTGGCAGATTATGTACAATATGAGTCCGATTTGTTGCAGCGATTAACGTCAGAAGAACAAATGCGATTTAAACAGTTAACACCGGGTAGACAAAGACAGTGGTTACGGCATCTTTATAGTGCTAAGACACAACCGACTAAAGACAAACGTTTGAATGAATTACAAAATAGTTTGTCAGCAGAAAGCAGGGACGAAAAATGA
- a CDS encoding DUF1801 domain-containing protein yields MQAYIQELQNPIQAQQLQQIYDLIQTEFPKLEYAVKWNQPMFLDHGTYIIGFSVSKHYVNVAPEIATMEHFAAEIQARQYATTKNYLKLGATDTVDLDLIRRMIAFNIEEKKDYQKFWR; encoded by the coding sequence ATGCAAGCATATATTCAGGAATTACAAAATCCAATACAAGCACAACAGTTACAACAAATTTATGATTTAATTCAAACAGAATTTCCTAAGCTAGAGTATGCTGTCAAGTGGAATCAACCAATGTTTCTTGACCATGGCACATATATTATCGGGTTTAGTGTATCCAAGCACTATGTTAATGTCGCACCAGAAATAGCGACTATGGAACATTTTGCAGCAGAGATACAAGCCAGACAGTATGCGACGACTAAAAATTATTTGAAATTAGGGGCAACGGATACGGTTGATTTAGATTTAATTCGTCGCATGATTGCGTTTAATATTGAGGAAAAGAAAGATTATCAAAAGTTTTGGCGGTAG
- a CDS encoding thymidylate synthase: MQVYQQLVSDILTKGHFKSDRTGVGTYSLFGYQMRFNLADGFPMVTSKRVPFGLIKSELLWFLRGDTNIRYLLEHNNHIWDEWAFERYVKSADYQGPNMDNFGVRVLEDDAFRQVYEQEMAAFQQRILEDDDFAAQYGELGDVYGKQWRAWQLRNGETLDQISQVIEQIKKNPDSRRLIVSAWNPEDVPNMALPPCHSLFQFYVQDGKLSCQLYQRSADVFLGVPFNIASYALLIHLIARETGLQVGEFIHTLGDAHLYANHVEQAKLLLSRTPRELPKLIIDGDAPIDQIDAAAIRLDGYEPHPTIKAPIAV, from the coding sequence ATGCAAGTATATCAACAACTCGTATCAGATATTTTAACGAAAGGGCATTTTAAAAGTGACCGTACTGGAGTCGGAACGTATAGTTTATTCGGCTATCAAATGCGTTTTAATTTAGCAGACGGTTTTCCTATGGTTACGAGTAAAAGAGTGCCATTTGGATTAATCAAAAGTGAATTATTATGGTTTTTGCGTGGCGATACAAATATTCGCTATTTATTAGAGCATAACAATCATATTTGGGACGAGTGGGCATTTGAACGATATGTAAAAAGTGCTGACTATCAAGGGCCGAATATGGATAATTTTGGCGTGCGAGTATTAGAAGATGATGCGTTTCGTCAAGTGTATGAACAAGAAATGGCTGCGTTCCAACAACGGATTTTAGAAGATGATGATTTTGCAGCCCAATATGGAGAATTAGGCGATGTTTATGGCAAGCAATGGCGTGCGTGGCAATTGCGTAATGGCGAAACATTGGATCAAATCTCTCAAGTGATTGAGCAGATTAAAAAAAATCCTGATTCAAGACGCTTAATTGTGTCGGCTTGGAATCCCGAAGATGTGCCTAATATGGCATTGCCACCTTGTCATTCATTGTTCCAATTTTATGTGCAAGACGGTAAATTAAGTTGCCAACTGTATCAACGCAGTGCTGATGTTTTTTTAGGTGTTCCCTTTAATATCGCAAGTTATGCGTTATTGATTCATTTAATCGCTCGTGAAACAGGCTTGCAAGTGGGAGAATTTATTCATACATTAGGAGATGCCCATTTGTATGCGAATCATGTGGAGCAAGCAAAATTATTATTAAGCCGCACACCACGTGAATTACCGAAACTTATTATCGACGGCGATGCACCGATAGACCAAATTGATGCAGCAGCGATTCGTTTAGACGGCTATGAACCTCATCCGACGATTAAAGCACCGATAGCAGTGTAG
- a CDS encoding ABC-F family ATP-binding cassette domain-containing protein: MKELKITQLSKTYGTKVLLEQIDWAIRTGQRVGLIGPNGTGKSSFLKVLAGIDNYDTGEITKPNDYTIAYLDQNPQLEPTKTILETVYDSQAKDIQLLLQYEQLRTQLEADPTNNTLLTRFTKMSDEMTLHNVWDVEVRAKSILSQLGLVDLTRIVGECSGGEQKRIGIAQVLIEQPDLLILDEPTNHLDVKSVQWLEKYLANYQGALLLVTHDRYFLERSVNHIVELRFGKLTAYEGNYETYLTKRAEQAEIQQRTQEKQDKLFQQELAWMRKGAKARTTKQQARIDRFHDLKSTIASRNQEVDGIEFNFQQQRIGNRIIDMENVSVSINNQSVIRDFTKNFVKGERIGIIGENGVGKTTFLNTIAGMHSIDSGTYEMGQTVRLAYYRQLDQDLPGDVRVLAYLTKIADNFKREDGSLVSASQLLEQFNFPRNTHGSEIRTLSGGERRRLYLLSLLIQQPNVLLLDEPTNDLDIDTLTVLEDYLATFEGVVVVVSHDRYFLDKTVDQLLDIQGQGAYTVSWGNYSDYLERAESQPVEKAKPVVEKSAEPEKVSVPAKKLSYHEKKEWAELPNKITKLEVRLEEIQAEMNKPSSDAGKLMDLQRELEEKEEALMALYERQEELAERA; the protein is encoded by the coding sequence TTGAAAGAATTAAAAATAACACAATTGTCTAAAACGTATGGGACAAAAGTTTTACTTGAGCAAATTGATTGGGCGATACGGACAGGGCAACGAGTGGGGTTAATCGGCCCTAATGGAACGGGCAAAAGTTCCTTTTTAAAAGTATTAGCTGGTATTGATAATTATGATACTGGTGAGATAACTAAACCAAATGATTACACGATTGCTTATTTAGATCAAAATCCCCAATTAGAGCCGACTAAGACAATATTAGAAACAGTCTACGATAGCCAAGCGAAAGATATTCAATTGTTGCTGCAATATGAGCAGTTACGCACACAATTAGAGGCTGACCCTACGAATAATACCTTGCTTACTCGTTTTACTAAAATGAGCGATGAGATGACCTTGCATAATGTATGGGACGTGGAAGTGCGTGCAAAATCAATTTTATCGCAACTTGGTTTAGTGGATTTAACACGTATTGTTGGTGAATGTTCTGGTGGGGAACAAAAACGAATTGGGATTGCCCAAGTTTTAATTGAGCAACCGGATTTATTGATTTTAGACGAGCCGACTAACCATTTGGACGTTAAAAGCGTACAGTGGTTAGAAAAATATTTGGCAAATTATCAAGGTGCATTGCTCTTAGTAACCCATGACCGTTATTTCTTAGAGCGTTCGGTTAATCACATTGTCGAATTGCGTTTTGGAAAATTAACAGCTTATGAGGGAAATTATGAAACATATTTGACAAAACGTGCTGAGCAAGCTGAGATTCAACAACGAACTCAGGAAAAGCAAGATAAGCTATTCCAACAAGAATTAGCATGGATGCGTAAAGGAGCAAAAGCTCGTACAACGAAACAACAAGCACGTATCGACCGTTTCCATGACTTAAAATCAACGATTGCATCACGCAATCAAGAAGTGGACGGCATTGAGTTTAATTTTCAACAACAACGAATCGGTAATCGGATTATTGACATGGAAAATGTGTCGGTTTCGATTAATAATCAATCAGTTATTCGTGATTTTACAAAGAATTTTGTCAAAGGTGAACGTATCGGTATTATCGGTGAAAATGGTGTTGGTAAAACGACTTTCTTAAATACGATTGCTGGTATGCACTCGATTGATAGTGGAACGTATGAAATGGGTCAAACGGTGCGTTTAGCCTATTACCGTCAGTTAGACCAAGATTTACCTGGCGATGTGCGTGTGTTAGCGTATTTGACGAAGATTGCTGATAATTTTAAACGTGAAGACGGTTCGCTTGTTAGTGCGTCACAATTATTGGAGCAATTTAATTTTCCACGTAATACGCATGGCAGTGAAATTCGTACACTCTCTGGCGGCGAACGTCGTCGTTTGTATTTGTTATCTTTATTGATTCAACAGCCAAATGTATTGTTACTTGATGAGCCGACAAATGATTTGGATATTGATACTTTAACCGTTTTAGAAGATTATTTGGCGACCTTTGAGGGTGTTGTGGTGGTTGTATCGCATGACCGATATTTTTTAGATAAAACGGTTGATCAATTACTCGATATTCAAGGACAAGGTGCTTATACTGTTTCTTGGGGTAATTATTCGGATTATCTCGAACGTGCAGAGAGCCAACCGGTTGAAAAAGCAAAACCAGTGGTAGAAAAAAGTGCCGAACCGGAAAAAGTGAGTGTACCAGCTAAAAAATTAAGCTATCACGAGAAAAAAGAGTGGGCAGAATTACCGAATAAAATTACTAAGCTAGAAGTGCGTTTAGAAGAAATTCAAGCAGAAATGAACAAGCCGAGCAGCGATGCTGGTAAATTAATGGATTTACAACGTGAACTGGAAGAAAAGGAAGAGGCATTAATGGCTCTATATGAACGCCAAGAAGAATTGGCTGAACGTGCGTAA